In Streptomyces sp. NBC_01717, one DNA window encodes the following:
- a CDS encoding Ig-like domain-containing protein translates to MSELVRTYGGDDGDLQDTVEPALASITVKGAKDPIAKGDHVNLTATGDQTAGDNIAPLAIPIADPASHVWTSSNPKVASVGPSTRALTAHRPGTVTVSVTSGGITGSAQAIVE, encoded by the coding sequence TTGTCGGAGCTGGTTCGTACATATGGCGGCGACGACGGTGACCTGCAGGACACCGTCGAGCCGGCTCTGGCGTCGATCACCGTCAAGGGTGCCAAGGACCCGATCGCCAAGGGCGACCACGTCAACCTGACCGCGACCGGCGACCAGACCGCCGGCGACAACATCGCACCGCTCGCCATCCCGATCGCCGACCCGGCCTCCCACGTCTGGACGTCCAGCAACCCCAAGGTCGCCTCGGTGGGCCCCTCCACCCGCGCCCTGACAGCCCATCGCCCCGGCACAGTCACCGTCTCGGTGACCTCCGGCGGCATCACGGGCAGCGCCCAGGCCATCGTCGAGTGA
- a CDS encoding helix-turn-helix transcriptional regulator, giving the protein MSRDRAALGAFLRSRRDRLTPSQAGIEAFPGARRVPGLRREELAVLAGLSPDYYSRLEQGRQANISDEVLDALARALRLDEVEHAHLRDLAAPTAQHRAATPHAPQRPDPGLLRLMQALDHVPVLLLGHRGEVLARNALLPEVLGRPLEPGSSFVRFMFQDPVARERIVNWAEFASATVATMRREIARRPYDNRLMALMEELRASDDDVARWWDDHGVRDYASVTKRVEHPAAGLMSFNIVIVCAPHDPDQRLIVYTAEPDSATAHVLPILISWNTAVRP; this is encoded by the coding sequence ATGTCACGCGACCGCGCCGCGCTCGGGGCGTTCCTGCGCTCCCGCCGGGACCGACTCACCCCGTCCCAGGCGGGCATCGAGGCCTTCCCCGGCGCCCGTCGCGTGCCGGGACTGCGTCGGGAGGAGCTGGCCGTACTGGCCGGCCTGAGCCCCGACTACTACAGCCGCCTCGAACAGGGACGCCAGGCCAACATCTCCGACGAGGTGCTCGACGCGCTGGCCCGCGCACTGCGTCTGGACGAGGTCGAGCACGCGCATCTCCGCGACCTCGCCGCGCCCACCGCACAGCATCGCGCCGCCACCCCGCACGCCCCCCAACGCCCCGATCCCGGTCTGTTGCGGCTGATGCAGGCGCTCGACCACGTCCCGGTGCTGCTGCTCGGCCATCGCGGTGAGGTCCTCGCCCGCAACGCCCTGCTGCCGGAGGTGCTGGGCCGTCCGCTGGAGCCGGGGTCGTCGTTTGTGCGCTTCATGTTCCAGGATCCTGTCGCCCGCGAGCGGATCGTGAACTGGGCGGAGTTCGCGTCGGCCACCGTCGCCACGATGCGTCGGGAGATCGCGCGCCGCCCCTACGACAATCGCCTGATGGCGCTCATGGAGGAGTTGCGCGCGAGTGATGACGACGTGGCCCGGTGGTGGGATGACCACGGCGTCCGCGACTACGCATCGGTCACCAAACGGGTCGAGCATCCCGCCGCAGGTCTGATGTCCTTCAACATCGTGATCGTCTGCGCGCCGCACGACCCCGACCAGCGGCTGATCGTCTACACGGCCGAGCCCGACTCCGCCACCGCCCACGTCCTGCCGATCCTGATCAGTTGGAACACCGCGGTCCGTCCCTGA
- a CDS encoding SDR family NAD(P)-dependent oxidoreductase — MTSSLHTNDSTPTAPGSRLIGRTAVVTGSTSGIGEATARLLAAEGAHVVVSGRQQTSGERVVKAIRGAGGRADFVAADLGGSYEQLRAFVAQATETLGGRVDILVNNAGIYPATLTEDLPDTDLDAMLAVNIRAPHVLVGAMAPAMAARGSGTIVTIGSWMARLGTPYAAMYSATKAADEQLTRSWAAEYGPRGVRVNTVAPGATLTPGNEEARAELDAMTATTPAGVVVRPEDIAKGVLYLSSDDAAMVHGITLYVDGGITATRLG, encoded by the coding sequence ATGACTTCTTCACTTCACACGAACGACAGCACACCTACCGCCCCCGGCTCCCGGCTCATCGGCCGCACTGCCGTCGTCACCGGCTCGACCAGCGGGATCGGCGAGGCGACCGCCCGGCTACTGGCCGCTGAGGGCGCCCACGTCGTTGTCAGCGGCCGGCAGCAGACCAGCGGCGAGCGGGTCGTCAAGGCGATCCGCGGCGCCGGCGGCCGCGCCGACTTCGTCGCGGCGGACCTCGGAGGCAGCTACGAACAGCTGCGCGCCTTCGTCGCGCAGGCCACGGAGACGCTGGGCGGACGCGTCGACATCCTGGTCAACAACGCCGGTATCTACCCGGCGACGCTGACCGAGGACCTACCGGACACCGACCTCGACGCCATGCTCGCGGTCAACATCCGCGCCCCGCACGTCCTGGTCGGCGCGATGGCTCCGGCCATGGCCGCCCGGGGCAGCGGCACCATCGTCACCATCGGCTCCTGGATGGCCCGTCTCGGCACTCCCTACGCGGCGATGTACAGCGCCACGAAGGCGGCTGACGAGCAGCTCACCCGCAGCTGGGCCGCGGAGTACGGGCCGCGCGGCGTGCGGGTCAACACCGTCGCGCCCGGAGCGACCCTCACGCCCGGCAACGAGGAGGCCCGCGCGGAGCTCGACGCGATGACCGCCACCACCCCGGCGGGCGTCGTCGTCCGGCCGGAGGACATCGCCAAGGGCGTTCTGTACCTGTCAAGCGACGACGCGGCCATGGTCCACGGCATCACGCTCTACGTCGACGGCGGGATCACCGCCACCCGCCTGGGCTGA
- a CDS encoding DUF4291 domain-containing protein: protein MEEPKNGIRACYTPTTVTVYQAYRPEIGLPAAREGRFPAAWQRDRMTWIKPSFLWMMYRSGWATKGGQETILAIEISRQGFEWALRHACLSHYERGLHADRVAWKRQLKRAPARVQWDPERDLHMQPLPYRSLQLGLTGEAANRYADEWTVAITDVTPLAQKVHALVRDENLAAAVRLQPQELPYPVEDSLLAHLRS from the coding sequence GTGGAAGAACCGAAGAACGGGATTCGCGCGTGCTACACGCCCACCACTGTCACCGTCTACCAGGCGTACCGCCCGGAGATCGGACTGCCCGCAGCACGGGAGGGACGCTTCCCCGCAGCCTGGCAACGAGACCGAATGACATGGATCAAGCCGTCGTTCCTGTGGATGATGTACCGCTCCGGCTGGGCCACCAAGGGAGGCCAGGAGACCATCCTGGCCATCGAAATCTCCCGTCAGGGCTTCGAGTGGGCACTCCGTCACGCCTGTCTGTCCCACTATGAGCGGGGCCTGCATGCTGACCGCGTCGCATGGAAGCGGCAGCTGAAGCGAGCCCCCGCCCGCGTGCAATGGGATCCCGAACGTGATCTACACATGCAGCCGCTGCCGTACCGCTCGCTACAACTCGGCCTCACCGGAGAGGCAGCGAACCGGTACGCAGACGAGTGGACAGTCGCCATCACCGACGTGACGCCGCTCGCTCAAAAGGTCCACGCGCTGGTACGTGACGAGAATCTGGCAGCCGCCGTCCGTCTACAGCCTCAGGAACTTCCTTATCCCGTCGAGGACAGCCTCTTGGCTCACTTGCGTTCCTGA
- a CDS encoding DUF6461 domain-containing protein, with translation MKLVTAHDYAWIRTSPLFRHMMESGYTLTLIRGRTPREVLRAMEAEPRGTGEGTAGLIEADDAHRAEVDYDYWDESYVAGAFSAPGENGDWTLVLGFDGGLGTAAPCVETLSKGGRVVAHSTNGGKPIHLFHWFEDGELRTTFEGPSSRDGNTPDELVPLLREVGFPLTSEGEHDESTPDVDRKAAVLALAERLTGIRVTESLLHDATYELGLVPEQPAEEWTGVVIDITDAHGERLHREWTYQEIATASDRARAEANAPVVLTYNEPPAMDRSQHETGE, from the coding sequence ATGAAATTGGTGACCGCGCACGACTACGCCTGGATCCGCACCTCGCCGCTCTTCCGCCACATGATGGAGAGCGGATACACCCTGACACTGATACGGGGGCGGACCCCGCGCGAGGTGCTGCGCGCGATGGAGGCGGAACCGCGCGGCACCGGGGAGGGAACGGCCGGGCTGATCGAGGCGGACGACGCTCACCGCGCCGAGGTGGATTACGACTACTGGGACGAGTCCTACGTCGCGGGTGCCTTCAGCGCTCCGGGCGAGAACGGAGACTGGACACTCGTCCTCGGCTTCGACGGTGGCCTGGGGACAGCGGCGCCGTGCGTGGAGACGCTGTCGAAGGGCGGCCGGGTCGTGGCGCACTCGACCAACGGCGGCAAGCCCATCCACCTCTTCCACTGGTTCGAGGACGGTGAGCTCCGTACGACGTTCGAGGGCCCCTCGTCGCGCGACGGCAACACCCCCGATGAACTGGTCCCCCTGCTGCGGGAAGTCGGCTTCCCTCTGACCTCCGAGGGAGAGCACGACGAGAGCACCCCGGACGTCGACCGGAAGGCGGCGGTCCTCGCTCTGGCCGAGAGACTCACCGGCATACGCGTCACCGAATCCCTCCTCCACGACGCTACGTACGAGCTGGGACTCGTCCCCGAACAGCCCGCCGAGGAGTGGACCGGCGTGGTCATCGACATCACCGATGCCCACGGGGAGCGCCTGCACAGGGAATGGACCTACCAGGAGATCGCGACGGCGTCGGACCGAGCGCGGGCGGAGGCAAACGCGCCGGTCGTGCTCACCTACAACGAGCCGCCGGCCATGGATCGTTCGCAACACGAGACAGGTGAGTAG
- a CDS encoding DUF805 domain-containing protein, with translation MHWYVDVLKKYAVFSGRARRTEYWVFNLFNVAINIVLFMVGRAIDFTPLQVLYAVAMLLPSLAVGVRRLHDDGRSGLWLLIGLIPLVGDIVLLFFFCSDSRPGDNKYGSVPKYIGAHI, from the coding sequence ATGCACTGGTACGTAGACGTGCTCAAGAAGTACGCGGTGTTCAGCGGGCGCGCGCGTCGCACCGAATACTGGGTGTTCAATCTGTTCAACGTCGCGATCAACATCGTGCTGTTCATGGTCGGACGCGCAATCGACTTCACCCCGCTTCAGGTGCTCTACGCGGTGGCGATGCTCCTCCCCTCACTCGCCGTGGGCGTCCGCCGCCTGCATGATGACGGGCGCTCCGGCTTGTGGCTCCTGATTGGACTGATCCCGCTGGTCGGCGACATCGTCCTGCTCTTCTTCTTCTGCAGCGACAGCCGGCCCGGAGACAACAAGTACGGGTCGGTTCCGAAGTACATCGGCGCGCACATCTGA
- a CDS encoding GNAT family N-acetyltransferase, producing the protein MNAAARANDSTAGAQTEDEFLRAWAQMDSAEDAWVVTGPNDGIYGYGHVIAALPEGRIFADAYTHPDHVGAGIGTTLLTHIEARAAAITPGIASGDEATDVALVNYVLLGGDADRMLRARGYHLARIHKRMRTTLDTPLVAPVWPGEVSVRTCTGTAEDLRRVHECVEDAFGDRWGQAPRSYDQWAEDMIYEGFDPALWLVAERAGRVVGASLCRFRQVDDQVAGEVSQLGVRREARQLGLGRALLLASFALFAERGATSVGLDVDSESPTGAHRLYERSGMTTTVAIGQFELRIRDLRHPGEVAR; encoded by the coding sequence GTGAACGCGGCCGCTCGGGCAAACGATTCGACGGCTGGGGCCCAGACCGAAGACGAGTTCTTGCGTGCCTGGGCACAGATGGACAGTGCCGAGGACGCGTGGGTTGTGACCGGTCCGAACGACGGGATCTACGGATACGGGCACGTGATCGCCGCATTGCCTGAGGGCCGGATCTTCGCCGACGCGTACACGCATCCCGACCATGTCGGCGCGGGAATCGGAACGACGCTCCTTACACATATCGAAGCTCGCGCCGCTGCGATAACACCTGGCATCGCCTCCGGTGACGAAGCCACAGACGTCGCCCTGGTGAACTACGTCCTGCTCGGCGGAGACGCCGATCGGATGCTCCGCGCCCGCGGATACCACCTGGCGCGAATCCACAAGCGCATGCGGACAACCCTGGACACACCACTGGTCGCGCCAGTCTGGCCCGGTGAGGTCAGTGTGCGCACGTGCACCGGGACTGCGGAGGATCTGAGGCGAGTACACGAGTGCGTCGAGGATGCTTTCGGTGACCGCTGGGGCCAGGCGCCGCGCTCGTATGATCAGTGGGCCGAGGACATGATCTACGAGGGGTTCGACCCTGCGCTCTGGCTCGTCGCTGAACGCGCCGGGCGAGTAGTCGGTGCGTCCCTGTGCCGTTTCCGCCAGGTCGACGACCAAGTCGCCGGCGAGGTCAGTCAGCTCGGCGTTCGGCGCGAAGCCCGACAGCTCGGGCTCGGCCGGGCGCTGCTGCTGGCCAGTTTCGCGCTCTTTGCCGAACGTGGTGCCACTTCCGTCGGACTTGATGTCGACAGTGAGAGTCCTACCGGCGCTCACCGCCTCTACGAACGATCCGGGATGACCACGACAGTGGCCATCGGACAGTTCGAACTACGGATACGCGATCTCCGGCACCCTGGAGAAGTCGCTCGTTGA
- a CDS encoding antibiotic biosynthesis monooxygenase family protein encodes MAKLQSLDPHTPMFAQFKEKTGPIVLANTFVVPKERAEVFLTLFRRQAEFMKAQPGFVSLQMHKGTADSQLLMNVAVWESTEALAAAFGSPEFQRMAAEFPDDIVSYPHIFEQIDA; translated from the coding sequence ATGGCCAAGCTGCAGAGTCTCGACCCGCACACGCCGATGTTCGCGCAGTTCAAGGAGAAGACCGGGCCCATCGTCCTGGCCAACACCTTCGTCGTCCCGAAGGAGAGGGCTGAAGTGTTCCTGACCCTCTTTCGGAGGCAGGCGGAGTTCATGAAGGCTCAGCCGGGATTCGTCTCCCTGCAGATGCACAAGGGAACGGCGGACAGTCAGCTTCTGATGAACGTCGCGGTCTGGGAGTCGACCGAGGCGCTCGCCGCGGCGTTCGGCAGCCCGGAGTTCCAGCGCATGGCGGCCGAGTTCCCCGACGACATCGTGTCGTACCCACACATCTTCGAGCAGATCGACGCATGA
- a CDS encoding VOC family protein, with product MVTTVRVKAFDHLVLNVADVERSLDFYTNLLGLEPMRVAEWRAGKLPFPSVRITPETIIDLVAGPRGESNVDHLCLTVNPVDWDEVIKSGTFTVLEGPVQRFGARGTATSIYIQDPDTNTLELRWYPQDAGPSDTH from the coding sequence ATGGTCACTACGGTTCGCGTGAAGGCGTTCGACCACCTGGTCCTCAACGTCGCCGATGTCGAACGGTCCCTGGACTTCTACACCAACCTGCTCGGCCTGGAGCCGATGCGCGTAGCGGAGTGGCGGGCCGGCAAGCTCCCCTTCCCGTCGGTGCGGATCACCCCGGAGACCATCATCGATCTGGTCGCCGGCCCGCGCGGCGAGTCCAACGTCGACCACCTCTGCCTCACCGTGAATCCGGTCGACTGGGACGAGGTCATCAAGTCGGGCACCTTCACCGTCCTGGAGGGCCCGGTCCAGCGCTTCGGTGCCCGCGGCACCGCCACCTCCATCTACATCCAGGACCCGGACACCAACACCCTCGAACTCCGCTGGTATCCCCAGGACGCGGGCCCCAGCGACACCCACTGA
- a CDS encoding DUF1772 domain-containing protein: MLNALEVFTTVVVGLMVGVEFSVAFVINPILNGLPEDSGVLGRAHGGRMLGALMPVWYITSLVLTAVWAVAGWRRPGAGLVVIAGALLILSVVMSILLLVPINNRGKTWTPENRPEDWKEQQNRWDRFHYVRVAVIIAAFTLLVAALA; this comes from the coding sequence ATGCTCAACGCACTCGAGGTGTTCACCACCGTGGTCGTCGGCCTGATGGTGGGGGTGGAGTTCTCCGTCGCCTTCGTCATCAACCCGATCCTCAACGGACTCCCCGAGGACAGCGGCGTGCTCGGCCGCGCCCACGGGGGCCGGATGCTCGGCGCACTGATGCCGGTCTGGTACATCACCTCGCTCGTCCTCACCGCCGTCTGGGCCGTCGCCGGATGGCGCCGCCCCGGCGCCGGCCTCGTCGTCATCGCCGGCGCGCTGCTGATCCTCAGCGTGGTCATGTCGATCCTGCTGCTCGTCCCGATCAACAACCGGGGCAAGACATGGACCCCCGAGAATCGGCCCGAGGACTGGAAGGAGCAGCAGAATCGCTGGGACCGCTTCCACTACGTCCGCGTCGCCGTCATCATCGCCGCCTTCACCCTGCTGGTCGCCGCCCTCGCCTGA
- a CDS encoding TetR/AcrR family transcriptional regulator, whose amino-acid sequence MSVQERKERERAGRERLIVATARELAEQQGWDAVTTRRLAERIEYSQPVLYSHFRGKREIIGAVALEGATEMAAALRTATSAADGPRIRVTALARAYLDFAEHNPAVYDAMFQLDGGLAFAHEDTPEPLKDAFAALLESLGEVAGDGVHPALFTEVFWAGLHGLATLTRARRLPPEDTERRVELLVDRLAMV is encoded by the coding sequence ATGTCGGTACAGGAACGCAAGGAGCGCGAACGGGCGGGCCGCGAGCGCCTCATCGTGGCCACGGCCCGCGAACTCGCCGAGCAGCAGGGCTGGGACGCGGTCACCACCCGCCGGCTCGCCGAGCGCATCGAATACAGCCAGCCCGTCCTCTACAGCCATTTCCGCGGCAAGCGCGAGATCATCGGCGCCGTCGCCCTCGAGGGTGCCACCGAGATGGCCGCGGCGCTGCGGACCGCGACCTCCGCCGCAGACGGCCCCCGCATCCGGGTCACCGCCCTCGCCCGCGCCTACCTCGACTTCGCCGAACACAACCCGGCGGTCTACGACGCCATGTTCCAGCTCGACGGCGGCCTGGCGTTCGCACACGAGGACACCCCCGAGCCGCTGAAGGACGCCTTCGCCGCCCTGCTGGAAAGCCTCGGCGAGGTCGCCGGGGACGGCGTCCACCCGGCACTGTTCACCGAGGTGTTCTGGGCAGGCCTGCACGGGCTGGCCACCCTGACCCGGGCGCGACGGCTCCCGCCGGAGGACACCGAGCGCAGGGTGGAACTGCTGGTGGACCGGCTCGCCATGGTCTGA
- a CDS encoding ArsR/SmtB family transcription factor — MADDLFKALADPTRRTILDELTEKSGQTLFEICSRLSMKHQLGISRQAVSQHLAVLEAAGLVETRREGRYKFHDLNTAPLRQIAERWLVHDTSEPKESTP, encoded by the coding sequence GTGGCCGACGACCTTTTCAAAGCCTTGGCCGACCCCACCCGCCGCACCATTCTCGACGAGCTCACGGAGAAGTCCGGACAGACACTGTTCGAGATCTGCTCGCGACTGAGCATGAAGCACCAGCTCGGCATCTCGCGCCAGGCGGTCTCCCAGCACCTCGCCGTACTGGAGGCCGCAGGGCTCGTCGAGACCAGGCGGGAGGGCCGCTACAAGTTCCACGACCTGAACACGGCCCCGCTGCGGCAGATCGCTGAACGATGGCTCGTGCACGATACGTCCGAACCAAAGGAGAGCACCCCGTGA
- a CDS encoding VOC family protein — MKIHLTSVFVDDQAKALRFYTEILGFVKKHDVPVGEKDRWLTVVSPDEPGGTELLLEPAGHPAVKPYRDTLVKDGIPLAQFAVDDVKAEYERLHGLGVRFTQEPLEMGPVTTAVFDDTCGNLIQIATKPQ, encoded by the coding sequence GTGAAGATCCATCTGACCAGCGTCTTCGTTGACGACCAGGCCAAGGCTCTGCGCTTCTACACCGAGATCCTCGGCTTCGTGAAGAAGCACGACGTCCCGGTGGGCGAGAAGGACCGGTGGCTGACCGTCGTCTCGCCCGACGAGCCCGGCGGCACCGAACTCCTCCTGGAGCCCGCCGGCCACCCGGCCGTCAAGCCCTACCGCGACACCCTCGTCAAGGACGGCATCCCGCTCGCCCAGTTCGCCGTCGACGACGTGAAGGCGGAGTACGAGCGCCTGCACGGCCTCGGAGTCCGCTTCACCCAGGAACCCCTGGAGATGGGCCCCGTCACCACCGCCGTCTTCGACGACACCTGCGGCAACCTGATCCAGATCGCGACGAAGCCGCAGTAG
- a CDS encoding AAA family ATPase, which produces MKRFILTGAPGAGKTSILRQLQEQGFDVVDEAATAIITREQAEGNAEPWTQAAFVVAVVALQRQRQMQSACSDVTLQIYDRSPICTHALSTYLGRPVPETLSAEIDRITRERVYEQQVFFIRNIGFCQPTAARRISFQESLAFERIHEQSYRQFGYELVDVPAGEVVNRVAMIADTISQLT; this is translated from the coding sequence ATGAAGCGGTTCATCCTCACCGGCGCACCCGGCGCAGGTAAGACATCGATCCTCCGGCAGCTGCAAGAGCAGGGGTTCGACGTCGTCGATGAGGCAGCGACTGCGATCATCACGCGCGAGCAAGCTGAGGGGAATGCCGAGCCCTGGACCCAGGCAGCCTTCGTCGTGGCAGTGGTCGCCCTGCAGCGTCAGCGACAAATGCAGTCCGCATGCAGCGACGTGACCCTCCAGATTTACGACAGGTCTCCGATCTGCACCCACGCCCTCAGCACTTATCTCGGACGCCCCGTCCCAGAGACGCTCTCCGCCGAGATCGACAGGATCACCCGGGAGCGGGTTTACGAGCAGCAGGTCTTCTTCATTCGCAACATCGGCTTCTGTCAGCCCACCGCTGCCCGCCGGATCAGCTTCCAGGAGTCGCTTGCCTTCGAGCGGATCCACGAACAGAGCTATCGGCAGTTCGGTTACGAGCTCGTCGATGTCCCAGCCGGTGAAGTGGTCAACCGGGTGGCGATGATCGCAGACACCATCTCGCAGCTCACGTGA